The region AGAATTGTGTTCTTACGAGTTTTCCCATGGAACTAATAGCGACAGAGATCGATCCACAGACATTAGTGAAGTGATTGTGTCCAACCATGGATTCTACTATTCTGGATGACGCAAAAAAGGTGCTTCGAAAGCCCAAGAATGCTTTATACACAATAGTAAGGGGTATTTGTTGTCATTCACGGATAAAATGCAACTATGAAAAGAGCACCGCTCCGCTCGTGCACTGACTAGTGTAATAGCGCGATGCCTTTTTCGGATATCCCATACGGATGATCCATGCAACGCGATTCGAATATAGAGtagataaataaatataaactCGAACACGAAAGCCTCGGCGCAGCTACAGATATCCGGATGATTCGGAAGGATGATTTTCGGGCAAAAATTGACGCCCTGTGACTTCACACATCCCTCCTGTTGTATAAACAAACTATGAACATCTCCCTTTGTGCAGTAAACATGAATCAACCAATATCTGACGATCATCGTCGTAGGATGATTTCCATTGCTGGACCATTTACATCATCTGGATTTACAGCAGAATCATttgtaaacaacaacaaacacacgtgcCGCAAGGGCCACCGGGAATCTAAGGCCAGCAGGCGACTTCTCCTGTCGGAAGTGAATAAATCTCCCTTTGGCCTGTCCATTTGGTTGAACAATTTCAAATTCCTTTAAACACGTTTACATAAGCATTTGCATATACCTAAGTATATGGAATTTACGAACGTATTTACACAAAGATATCTTTCAGGTGAGCCTCAAATCCACCatttggatggatggtgttcACTGGAAACATGCGCCCCGAGCCCCAGTAGATTTTTGGGTAAATAAATAACTCCGAGCGGGCACTTCCTTCctctggtggtgtttggtagTAGTCGAAGCAGCACCCCAGGGCCATGCAGCCAGCCCCACAGAACAGTCGAGACACGAACGGGCCCCAAATCCATTCACTCCAAACATGTGGAAACGGTCCGCTAGTGCGCAAGTGCGTGCTGCCCGCTTACTAGAATCTCACCCTCACCATGAATTCCGCTCACGAAGGCCTCGAACACAAACATTCTCTTGCTCTTCTTGCTCTTGGGCAGCGAAGGAACGAAATCTAGGCTACACAAGCGATATATTCCTTTCACTTGAAAGCAGGTGACTTCAATACAAAGGAGGCACCTTCGTTGTAGAGGCGACCACCACACTCGAGCTCTCACAGCCTGCACGTAAAATTGTGTGTTACAATTTACTTACCGGGATTTGGATATGTTTCGCTGGAGTAGGGTCTTAGACCAGCCGAGTTGTACGAGTCATAGCTGGATTGCAGCGAAGGTGGATCGCCAGTGACTCCGCGGGATCGCTCGGTGGATGCTGCTATGTAGGCGTCCGGTTCGTACTTTGGATAATAAGGATGCTGCAGGAGGAAGAGGCAAGGAGGAAACAATCGGTTGCTGAACATTAGCTCACATCAATCAGGAGAAAACCATTTCCCGCTCCGTGCTCTCACGGATTAAGCAAAGTAATGGTGTTGTTATGGCAGGAGTAGAGAACTTACTGGCTGAAAGGTGGGCTCGGCCGAGTAGCCTGGGTAGTACATGGGCTTGATATCTGCGGCGAGTCCGTAGGGCGGATACTGTGCATGGTACGCGGAATCGGCCGCCGAATCGTAGCCCCACGGGTACGAGTGCCTGAGCCTGGACTCCGAGTCGAAAGTGGGACGTTTGGCTGGTATATGAATAGGACCTATCATTAATGTATTTGTGGGCATTGTTGTGGGCGGAAGAACGGACACAGGAGATcgaaacaatgaaaaaaagaaagagaacaaaaaataacCGTCAAACATAAAATAACGCGCTCTAACATCAGCATGTTAATCGGTGCCAAATGTAGGAACAATCCTACATACTACAACGGCTcatgaggatgatgataacaAACAAAGAGGATAAGAACAGGATCGTTCGGGGGATGAAGCATTACCTGATGGCTGTGAGCTCACGCTGCCGGGCGATTCGCTGGCCGCTGTAGGGGGAGCGATCTGTGTCTGAGCGGCAGTGCTCGGTTGTTGCCCTGTGCTGGAGGAAGAAGTGTTCTGTGCCTGCTGACTCGCTGACTGCTGGGCTTgcacttgctgttgctgtgctgctgcagctgcagccgcggctgctgcagcggccacttgctgctgctgttgttgttgctgctgctgttgctgttgctgctgctgctgctgctgctgctgctggatgaggtGGCTAGCAGCACTGCTGTGACTGGCGGCAGCGTTGTGCAGGGAGGCTGGAGGACTGCGGCTGCCGACACCTGTCTGACCACCCGCCGTGTCCTCTCCGTACATGGGCGCACCGACCGTGTGCACCGTGTGTGGATGGGAGTGCTGCCCCCACCAGGCCCCGGCAGCAGCGTGCGACCCTGCCGTGACATCGTGGGGATCGTGGTATATTGCGCACGCCAGGTCAGAGGTGTggtgaggatggtggtggtttagcAGAGTGACCGTAATTtttgcggattttcaaaaacgaTTCAAACGATAAAAACAGATTTAAACAATTTCACACCGAAACTTTGTATCGAAATGTGTCGAGCGGATATGTTCAACACGCTGGAACTATACACAAGGACGGACAGACACGGACGCACTGCGGAACTATTTGGAATGCTTTCGAATGTATTTCAGTCGCCGTTCGCACTGTTTGGTACTGTTGCACCATTCGGCACCGGGAGACCTTCCTCCTCTGAATTGGCACTTGGAACCGGACACTCCAAAATCTCCTCCACTCAGCAATTGGTGAACTTAATTTGAATCGATTGGACCGCTGCTACCACCAGCTATGCCTTGTTGTGACTCATAACACACGGATGGCCATCAAAGCGACCTTCACCAAAAACGCACTTTTGCGAACCCTTGGGACTGAACCGCGAcactttggtttggtttctttgGGGTACGATGCCGACTGCTAGCGTCGGATGCTAGGATGCACCTGTTTAGCGGCAGAACTTGAGCGGTATCGAGCGCAATATTCCTTGGATCTACGCGGCACATCCGATCTTCTAAGTATTCCCCGTTGTCGTGGTAGCGGCAGCCTACTATGGCCCTCCGTATCGTGCATAGACGCGCCGTCGAACGTTACTACGATAGCCcgccgcacgcacgcacgtcttTACCTCTTGGCTCTTGAAAACTCCGTTGAAAACTGAGGACAAGACACACAGCTTGCACAACGCGAGCTACGCTCCTTCTCGAGTTTCTCGGAAGGAAGATGGCCCGTTGGTCGGAGCGAGAgcgcctcggtctcggtctctgtCGTGCGCGGTTCGTGGCACCCGAGGATGAGCTCGCTAGGGAAGGGATGAGCGCGAtcgcgtgcgcgtgcgtgATACCTATACACCCACagaacccccaccccccaaaaagtgtCGCGGGTTCTTGGAACCGCGACAccgcgacgacggtggcaccATCTGCTGGCGGTTCCGGAGCTGcgccggaaggaaggattttTTGGAAGGCTTCATTCGAAGGAGCCTTCGATTGGAAGGCCAGTTTATGCCACACATTGATCTATTGTTGAACCATCACCTGTGGCGCCTCGAACATGCCCCCAAaacacacgtcgtcgtcgccgaagcaataaaaccacaaacagctAAACAGCCCAGAGTGTGCAATATAATTTATGGCCTTCCATATTCCACGTTCTCAAGTCGCCAGGAGAGGAAATTAAAGCACCGATCTTCGTCAAAACGGTTGTCCGCTTTTCCATTGCTCCATAATTAAtgcaataatcataaaataatcatcataaaaagtgaatcacttcttctttttctttttttcttttt is a window of Anopheles aquasalis chromosome 2, idAnoAquaMG_Q_19, whole genome shotgun sequence DNA encoding:
- the LOC126570134 gene encoding homeobox protein abdominal-B-like isoform X3, with product MYGEDTAGGQTGVGSRSPPASLHNAAASHSSAASHLIQQQQQQQQQQQQQQQQQQQQQQVAAAAAAAAAAAAQQQQVQAQQSASQQAQNTSSSSTGQQPSTAAQTQIAPPTAASESPGSVSSQPSGPIHIPAKRPTFDSESRLRHSYPWGYDSAADSAYHAQYPPYGLAADIKPMYYPGYSAEPTFQPHPYYPKYEPDAYIAASTERSRGVTGDPPSLQSSYDSYNSAGLRPYSSETYPNPGSGLSVGVSGVGSCTPSNPLEWTGNVTVRKKRKPYSKFQTLELEKEFLFNAYVSKQKRWELARNLNLTERQVKIWFQNRRMKNKKNSQRQSAQGNSAGSNSSSHSHSQSQAHHNPHHLSLGLGMPTIHGAKMHQ
- the LOC126570134 gene encoding homeobox protein abdominal-B-like isoform X1, producing MIIKKENGDNHYPSLRVSDLLIRKNIPNLIGRSSILASAAYGSHAAAGAWWGQHSHPHTVHTVGAPMYGEDTAGGQTGVGSRSPPASLHNAAASHSSAASHLIQQQQQQQQQQQQQQQQQQQQQQVAAAAAAAAAAAAQQQQVQAQQSASQQAQNTSSSSTGQQPSTAAQTQIAPPTAASESPGSVSSQPSGPIHIPAKRPTFDSESRLRHSYPWGYDSAADSAYHAQYPPYGLAADIKPMYYPGYSAEPTFQPHPYYPKYEPDAYIAASTERSRGVTGDPPSLQSSYDSYNSAGLRPYSSETYPNPGSGLSVGVSGVGSCTPSNPLEWTGNVTVRKKRKPYSKFQTLELEKEFLFNAYVSKQKRWELARNLNLTERQVKIWFQNRRMKNKKNSQRQSAQGNSAGSNSSSHSHSQSQAHHNPHHLSLGLGMPTIHGAKMHQ
- the LOC126570134 gene encoding homeobox protein abdominal-B-like isoform X2, which gives rise to MIIKKENGDNHYPSLRVSDLLIRKNIPNLIGRSSILASAAYGSHAAAGAWWGQHSHPHTVHTVGAPMYGEDTAGGQTGVGSRSPPASLHNAAASHSSAASHLIQQQQQQQQQQQQQQQQQQQQQQVAAAAAAAAAAAAQQQQVQAQQSASQQAQNTSSSSTGQQPSTAAQTQIAPPTAASESPGSVSSQPSAKRPTFDSESRLRHSYPWGYDSAADSAYHAQYPPYGLAADIKPMYYPGYSAEPTFQPHPYYPKYEPDAYIAASTERSRGVTGDPPSLQSSYDSYNSAGLRPYSSETYPNPGSGLSVGVSGVGSCTPSNPLEWTGNVTVRKKRKPYSKFQTLELEKEFLFNAYVSKQKRWELARNLNLTERQVKIWFQNRRMKNKKNSQRQSAQGNSAGSNSSSHSHSQSQAHHNPHHLSLGLGMPTIHGAKMHQ